Proteins encoded by one window of Manihot esculenta cultivar AM560-2 chromosome 10, M.esculenta_v8, whole genome shotgun sequence:
- the LOC110625191 gene encoding uncharacterized protein LOC110625191, whose amino-acid sequence MEKHSQNQSHSHHLTHTHNPNPTWGTWDELLLACAVKRHGFKNWDSVAMEVQTKSSLPHLLTTAENCQQKYHDLHRRFTTTTTCNEQDNINNNNNNTADKVVNIPWLEELRKLRVAELKQEVQRYDVSILSLQLKVKRLEEERDKSLQSNQNDGGIPDLEQEASQNDKKDEPEKKDSVSGGEESDRENRSVNESNSTGSEEKTAEKDGVKLEDEPVREGPGEAAPVLSVSNSKPVGEESHELGDSVTQLSSEVQSSASLGRKRKRKERKRGEEIGGDGIKGTTEKSEPLVGLIQMIRAHRHGSLFESRLEIQETDAYKNIVRQHLDLETIQTKLEQGSYSSSNLAFYRDLLLLFNNAIVFFPKSSTESFAAYDLRLLVSNEMKKETQKSEFTVASQNIVPQPKSELERSNSLLKGSAPIVVCRKRSSLSMKPSPSSFGQKIELQQQQQQQQHSNDNELPSDPKPPIVEQSTLKIESKEKPATGTRSSRRSNKNLNKGTPSKKQNASPTIKADAEKSEAPKTDKKKTEALALDKKRSAVDFLKRIKKNSPVETSKNTRGAVNGGGDHKTDGAMKVEKGKERILRRNNDEKQVEESSPSKRNVGRPSKKGVETSRVSGKRGREGGGKEAVKRPTKRSRR is encoded by the exons ATGGAGAAGCACAGCCAAAACCAGAGCCACAGCCACCACCTAACCCACACCCACAACCCCAACCCGACATGGGGTACCTGGGACGAGCTTCTCTTAGCATGCGCCGTCAAACGCCACGGTTTCAAGAACTGGGATTCTGTTGCCATGGAAGTCCAAACCAAAAGCTCCCTCCCCCACCTTCTCACCACCGCTGAGAACTGTCAGCAGAAATACCACGACCTTCACCGTCgcttcaccaccaccaccacatgTAACGAACAAGATAATAttaacaacaataataataacactgcTGATAAAGTCGTTAATATTCCATGGCTTGAAGAGCTGAGGAAGCTTCGTGTTGCTGAGCTCAAACAAGAGGTTCAGCGATACGATGTCTCAATCCT TTCTCTGCAGCTAAAGGTCAAAAGATTGGAGGAGGAGCGAGATAAAAGCTTGCAAAGTAATCAAAACGATGGAGGAATACCAGATCTGGAACAAGAGGCTTCACAGAACGACAAAAAAGACGAACCGGAGAAGAAGGATTCGGTTTCCGGCGGCGAAGAATCTGACCGGGAAAATAGGTCGGTGAACGAGTCTAACTCCACCGGTTCAGAAGAGAAGACAGCCGAGAAGGATGGGGTTAAGTTAGAAGATGAGCCGGTTCGGGAAGGTCCGGGTGAGGCGGCGCCGGTTTTGAGCGTTTCTAATTCGAAACCAGTGGGTGAGGAATCTCACGAATTGGGTGACTCGGTGACTCAGCTGAGCAGCGAGGTACAGAGCTCGGCGAGTTTGGggagaaaaaggaaaaggaaagaaaggaagagaGGGGAAGAGATTGGAGGCGATGGGATCAAAGGGACGACTGAGAAATCTGAGCCGTTGGTTGGGTTGATCCAAATGATTCGGGCCCATCGACACGGTTCATTGTTTGAGAGCCGGCTCGAAATTCAG GAAACGGATGCGTATAAAAACATAGTCAGGCAGCATCTCGATTTGGAAACAATACAAACAAAGCTGGAACAAGGATCCTATTCTTCTTCTAACCTTGCATTTTATCGAGATCTCTTGCTTCTCTTCAACAATGCTATTGTTTTCTTTCCCAAATCCTCAACTGAATCATTTGCAGCGTATGACCTTCGGTTGCTTGTCTCAAATGAAATGAAAAAAGAGACCCAGAAATCTGAGTTTACAGTAGCATCACAAAATATTGTACCTCAGCCTAAAAGTGAGCTTGAAAGATCAAACTCACTGCTCAAGGGTTCAGCTCCCATTGTAGTCTGTCGCAAACGGAGTTCATTGTCGATGAAGCCTTCCCCTTCTAGCTTTGGACAAAAGATTGAactgcagcagcagcagcagcaacaacAACATAGCAATGACAATGAACTGCCTAGTGATCCAAAGCCACCCATAGTTGAACAGAGTACTCTGAAGATAGAATCAAAGGAGAAGCCTGCAACTGGCACAAGAAGCTCCAGAAGAAGCAACAAGAATCTCAACAAAGGTACTCCAAGCAAGAAGCAAAATGCAAGTCCTACCATTAAAGCTGATGCTGAAAAGTCTGAAGCTCCTAAAACTGATAAGAAGAAGACTGAAGCATTGGCATTGGATAAGAAACGAAGTGCTGTGGATTTCTTGAAGAGGATAAAGAAAAATTCTCCAGTTGAAACATCAAAGAATACAAGGGGAGCTGTCAATGGTGGTGGAGATCACAAAACTGATGGTGCTATGAAGGTAGAAAAAGGGAAAGAAAGAATCTTGAGGA
- the LOC110624505 gene encoding homeobox-leucine zipper protein HOX11, translating into MELGLSLGDASKPFGYMDKSRDITRTTSSSLGFCMALSIGPNPTNQQELEQQHSNDTSTDSEPTTKINTPTTFSPVDPPLIQLDLLPNTPVPRSNHHALPWPSSDYGSCEAASSGNMTRSGFDVNRLPAVEEAEDGAALSSSPPNSAASSFQMDFCIYSKTGNQEAEVDRASSRASDEDDNGSTRKKLRLSKEQSAFLEESFKEHNTLNPKQKLALAKQLNLRPRQVEVWFQNRRARTKLKQTEVDCEYLKRCCETLTEENRRLHKELQELRALKTSNPFHMTLPATTLTMCPSCERVATTTSTTTATPTTTVTPTTPMNNNNSSSIEATSKATATGLTLARPGRYYPFSHNKPTSC; encoded by the exons ATGGAGCTTGGTTTAAGCTTAGGAGATGCTTCAAAGCCATTTGGGTACATGGATAAATCCAGAGATATCACCAGAACCACCAGCAGCAGCTTAGGATTTTGCATGGCCTTATCCATTGGTCCAAATCCTACAAATCAGCAAGAATTAGAACAACAACACAGCAACGATACTTCTACAGATTCAGAACCAACTACCAAAATCAACACGCCAACTACTTTCTCCCCCGTAGATCCACCTTTGATCCAGCTTGATCTTTTACCCAACACTCCTGTCCCTCGCAGCAACCACCATGCCCTTCCTTGGCCCTCCTCCGATTACg GGAGTTGTGAAGCGGCTTCATCAGGGAACATGACCAGATCAGGGTTTGATGTGAATAGGCTCCCAGCTGTTGAGGAGGCTGAGGATGGGGCTGCACTTTCATCTTCACCTCCCAACAGTGCCGCTTCATCGTTTCAGATGGATTTTTGCATATACAGTAAAACTGGAAATCAAGAAGCTGAGGTTGATAGAGCTTCTTCTAGAGCTAGTGATGAAGATGACAACGGCAGTACCAGGAAAAAACTCAGGCTCTCCAAGGAACAGTCTGCTTTCCTTGAAGAAAGCTTCAAAGAACACAATACTCTCAATCCT AAACAAAAGCTTGCACTTGCAAAGCAGCTTAATCTCCGTCCTCGACAAGTAGAAGTCTGGTTTCAGAACAGAAGAGCAAG GACCAAATTGAAGCAAACCGAGGTGGATTGTGAGTATTTGAAGAGATGTTGCGAGACATTAACAGAAGAGAACAGAAGACTTCATAAGGAGCTTCAAGAATTGAGAGCTTTAAAAACTTCAAATCCATTCCACATGACACTACCTGCCACCACTCTAACCATGTGCCCTTCTTGTGAGAGAGTTGCCACCACCACCTCCACAACTACAGCAACACCCACCACCACCGTTACTCCAACCACCCCGATGAATAATAATAACAGTAGCAGTATTGAGGCCACATCGAAAGCCACAGCCACAGGTTTGACACTGGCAAGACCTGGCCGGTACTATCCATTTTCTCATAATAAGCCCACATCTTGTTGA
- the LOC110625114 gene encoding protein N-terminal asparagine amidohydrolase isoform X1, with translation MIYVDGVPFSTISSEESDTLAALMEHPLLVSASRALKAKQEMKFSVSEESGSQRSMQSRWVYIFQREYATVDPALVDFVGTDEATTCVGLVIRSQKNGMVSVAHMDSPKIVDTGLNQMLSLLVDQNFDLNLDVHMIGGFEDVTLKRANGTTWSESHEKLDGYSFPLCTKIIDSLVKRREKFHIRTLFVLSHNTKRDSQGNAYPIFNGFLVETSTGSLNPASFERSTRCPDEIVRRLRVSASNEDPTWNGKLLETYDTRADRFVIAPCCWTSYQLYIALQLQQLSDADILLTCSTSPAAEGPDFVDNERRLWEYIIKHPDWQYTFPLRQPRIFKRTADGGWKRCLLTTGDSSQEPEAKTSLQMA, from the exons ATGATCTATGTTGATGGGGTTCCATTTTCTACCATTTCTTCTGAG GAAAGTGATACATTGGCAGCTTTGATGGAACACCCTTTGTTGGTGTCTGCCTCCCGTGCATTGAAGGCAAAGCAGGAGATGAAGTTCTCTGTCTCTGAGGAGTCAGGTTCACAAAGATCAATGCAGAGTCGGTGGGTGTACATTTTCCAAAGAGAATACGCAACTGTTGACCCTGCACTTGTAGAT TTTGTTGGCACCGATGAAGCAACCACTTGTGTGGGCCTTGTTATTCgcagccagaaaaatggaaT GGTGTCTGTTGCCCATATGGATTCTCCAAAAATTGTTGATACTGGCCTTAACCAGATGTTGTCACTTCTGGTTGATCAAAATTTTGACCTCAACTTGGAT GTTCACATGATTGGTGGTTTTGAAGATGTTACCCTCAAA CGAGCTAATGGCACCACCTGGTCTGAAAGCCATGAAAAATTAGATGGTTATTCTTTTCCACTATGCACAAAAATAATTGATTCTCTGGTGAAGAGACGAGAAAAGTTTCACATTAGAACTCTTTTTGTCCTTAGCCATAACACCAAGAGAGATTCTCAAGGGAATGCATACCCAATCTTCAATGGTTTCTTG GTTGAAACGTCCACTGGATCTCTGAATCCAGCCAGTTTTGAGAGAAGTACAAGGTGTCCAGATGAAATTGTCAGACGACTTCGAGTAAGTGCATCCAATGAAGACCCCACTTGGAATGGCAAGTTGCTGGAGACATATGATACTCGAGCTGATCGATTTGTGATTGCTCCATGTTGTTG GACCTCATATCAATTATACATTGCTTTGCAACTGCAACAACTTTCTGATGCGGATATCCTTCTTACATGTTCTACTTCACCAGCTGCAGAAGGTCCAGATTTTGTGGATAATGAAAGAAG GCTGTGGGAATACATTATCAAACATCCAGATTGGCAATATACTTTTCCTCTGAGGCAGCCACGCATCTTTAAGAGGACTGCTGATGGAGGCTGGAAGAGGTGCTTGCTAACAACAGGGGATTCTTCTCAAGAACCTGAAGCTAAAACTTCATTGCAAATGGCCTAA
- the LOC110625114 gene encoding protein N-terminal asparagine amidohydrolase isoform X2 produces MIYVDGVPFSTISSEFVGTDEATTCVGLVIRSQKNGMVSVAHMDSPKIVDTGLNQMLSLLVDQNFDLNLDVHMIGGFEDVTLKRANGTTWSESHEKLDGYSFPLCTKIIDSLVKRREKFHIRTLFVLSHNTKRDSQGNAYPIFNGFLVETSTGSLNPASFERSTRCPDEIVRRLRVSASNEDPTWNGKLLETYDTRADRFVIAPCCWTSYQLYIALQLQQLSDADILLTCSTSPAAEGPDFVDNERRLWEYIIKHPDWQYTFPLRQPRIFKRTADGGWKRCLLTTGDSSQEPEAKTSLQMA; encoded by the exons ATGATCTATGTTGATGGGGTTCCATTTTCTACCATTTCTTCTGAG TTTGTTGGCACCGATGAAGCAACCACTTGTGTGGGCCTTGTTATTCgcagccagaaaaatggaaT GGTGTCTGTTGCCCATATGGATTCTCCAAAAATTGTTGATACTGGCCTTAACCAGATGTTGTCACTTCTGGTTGATCAAAATTTTGACCTCAACTTGGAT GTTCACATGATTGGTGGTTTTGAAGATGTTACCCTCAAA CGAGCTAATGGCACCACCTGGTCTGAAAGCCATGAAAAATTAGATGGTTATTCTTTTCCACTATGCACAAAAATAATTGATTCTCTGGTGAAGAGACGAGAAAAGTTTCACATTAGAACTCTTTTTGTCCTTAGCCATAACACCAAGAGAGATTCTCAAGGGAATGCATACCCAATCTTCAATGGTTTCTTG GTTGAAACGTCCACTGGATCTCTGAATCCAGCCAGTTTTGAGAGAAGTACAAGGTGTCCAGATGAAATTGTCAGACGACTTCGAGTAAGTGCATCCAATGAAGACCCCACTTGGAATGGCAAGTTGCTGGAGACATATGATACTCGAGCTGATCGATTTGTGATTGCTCCATGTTGTTG GACCTCATATCAATTATACATTGCTTTGCAACTGCAACAACTTTCTGATGCGGATATCCTTCTTACATGTTCTACTTCACCAGCTGCAGAAGGTCCAGATTTTGTGGATAATGAAAGAAG GCTGTGGGAATACATTATCAAACATCCAGATTGGCAATATACTTTTCCTCTGAGGCAGCCACGCATCTTTAAGAGGACTGCTGATGGAGGCTGGAAGAGGTGCTTGCTAACAACAGGGGATTCTTCTCAAGAACCTGAAGCTAAAACTTCATTGCAAATGGCCTAA
- the LOC110623917 gene encoding uncharacterized protein LOC110623917 isoform X1: MATTSNNLAASAASAATATTTTTRPFSATATTAAAAAAAKSPSRPQTHHASPFPLYHYYASQNIQIRPQTQTKTQISNPISSSQQQQGILYPVASSGRGFIPRPVRPADQTVTVANNQNLTSGAYHPRAVGVAYRPPIGSGSGPASGTSPGCPRSHPHMDSGLAHIPHPSFHHPVHMIRQHPPHLQHQQQQHYIGGSAGAGLAPIKGIPVTGQLKAASSPLPDSDSNVYKTLRDRSRDDTLTIVRDRKVKISNEASLYALCRSWLRNGLPEESQPHYGDVVKSLPRPLPMPVLGTHSPNKEDEEEVEDNDKDEQSFDHLSTQDLLKRHIQRAKKVRARLREGRLKRIARYKTRLALLLPPQVEQFRNDTAAGN, from the exons ATGGCCACCACTTCTAATAATCTTGCAGCCTCTGCTGCCTCCGCCGCCACCGCCACTACGACCACAACTCGCCCTTTCTCCGCCACCGCCAccactgctgctgctgctgccgcCGCTAAATCCCCCTCAAGACCCCAAACACACCATGCTTCTCCATTTCCACTTTACCACTACTACGCATCTCAAAACATTCAAATTAGACCCCAAACCCAAACAAAAACCCAAATTTCAAATCCAATTTCATCGTCTCAGCAACAACAGGGGATTCTCTACCCAGTTGCTTCCTCTGGCCGCGGTTTCATTCCCAGGCCTGTTCGCCCTGCAGATCAGACCGTTACCGTGGCTAATAACCAAAACCTTACCTCCGGCGCGTACCATCCACGTGCTGTTGGAGTGGCATATAGACCTCCAATTGGGTCTGGGTCTGGGCCTGCTTCCGGAACTAGCCCCGGGTGTCCACGGTCTCATCCCCACATGGACTCTGGTTTGGCGCATATTCCTCATCCTTCTTTTCATCATCCCGTGCACATGATCAGGCAGCACCCACCCCACCTGCAACATCAGCAGCAGCAGCATTATATAGGTGGTTCCGCTGGTGCAGGACTGGCTCCAATTAAGGGAATTCCGGTTACTGGGCAGCTCAAG GCTGCTTCATCTCCATTACCAGATTCAGATTCCAATGTCTATAAAACTTTGAG GGACAGGAGCAGAGATGATACTCTTACTATTGTTAGGGATCGAAAA GTAAAAATATCAAATGAGGCTTCTCTTTATGCACTTTGTCGATCATGGTTGAGAAATGGATTACCAGAAGAAAGTCAG CCACACTATGGGGATGTTGTAAAGTCTCTTCCAAGACCTTTACCTATGCCTGTTTTAGGCACTCATTCACCAAATAAGGAAGACGAAGAAGAAGTAGAAGACAATGACAAG GATGAGCAGTCTTTTGATCATTTATCTACACAAGATCTCTTAAAGAGGCATATTCAGCGTGCTAAAAAGGTTCGGGCACG TCTAAGGGAAGGACGGTTGAAGCGAATTGCAAGATACAAAACCAGGCTGGCCCTTCTCCTTCCTCCGCAGGTAGAACAGTTCAGAAATGACACAGCTGCTGGAAACTGA
- the LOC110623917 gene encoding uncharacterized protein LOC110623917 isoform X2, which translates to MATTSNNLAASAASAATATTTTTRPFSATATTAAAAAAAKSPSRPQTHHASPFPLYHYYASQNIQIRPQTQTKTQISNPISSSQQQQGILYPVASSGRGFIPRPVRPADQTVTVANNQNLTSGAYHPRAVGVAYRPPIGSGSGPASGTSPGCPRSHPHMDSGLAHIPHPSFHHPVHMIRQHPPHLQHQQQQHYIGGSAGAGLAPIKGIPVTGQLKAASSPLPDSDSNVYKTLRDRSRDDTLTIVRDRKPHYGDVVKSLPRPLPMPVLGTHSPNKEDEEEVEDNDKDEQSFDHLSTQDLLKRHIQRAKKVRARLREGRLKRIARYKTRLALLLPPQVEQFRNDTAAGN; encoded by the exons ATGGCCACCACTTCTAATAATCTTGCAGCCTCTGCTGCCTCCGCCGCCACCGCCACTACGACCACAACTCGCCCTTTCTCCGCCACCGCCAccactgctgctgctgctgccgcCGCTAAATCCCCCTCAAGACCCCAAACACACCATGCTTCTCCATTTCCACTTTACCACTACTACGCATCTCAAAACATTCAAATTAGACCCCAAACCCAAACAAAAACCCAAATTTCAAATCCAATTTCATCGTCTCAGCAACAACAGGGGATTCTCTACCCAGTTGCTTCCTCTGGCCGCGGTTTCATTCCCAGGCCTGTTCGCCCTGCAGATCAGACCGTTACCGTGGCTAATAACCAAAACCTTACCTCCGGCGCGTACCATCCACGTGCTGTTGGAGTGGCATATAGACCTCCAATTGGGTCTGGGTCTGGGCCTGCTTCCGGAACTAGCCCCGGGTGTCCACGGTCTCATCCCCACATGGACTCTGGTTTGGCGCATATTCCTCATCCTTCTTTTCATCATCCCGTGCACATGATCAGGCAGCACCCACCCCACCTGCAACATCAGCAGCAGCAGCATTATATAGGTGGTTCCGCTGGTGCAGGACTGGCTCCAATTAAGGGAATTCCGGTTACTGGGCAGCTCAAG GCTGCTTCATCTCCATTACCAGATTCAGATTCCAATGTCTATAAAACTTTGAG GGACAGGAGCAGAGATGATACTCTTACTATTGTTAGGGATCGAAAA CCACACTATGGGGATGTTGTAAAGTCTCTTCCAAGACCTTTACCTATGCCTGTTTTAGGCACTCATTCACCAAATAAGGAAGACGAAGAAGAAGTAGAAGACAATGACAAG GATGAGCAGTCTTTTGATCATTTATCTACACAAGATCTCTTAAAGAGGCATATTCAGCGTGCTAAAAAGGTTCGGGCACG TCTAAGGGAAGGACGGTTGAAGCGAATTGCAAGATACAAAACCAGGCTGGCCCTTCTCCTTCCTCCGCAGGTAGAACAGTTCAGAAATGACACAGCTGCTGGAAACTGA